In Geotrypetes seraphini chromosome 4, aGeoSer1.1, whole genome shotgun sequence, a single window of DNA contains:
- the LOC117359752 gene encoding D(1C) dopamine receptor-like: MENISRALHVAEAADREPGADVSVRVLTGLLLSLLVLSTLLGNTLVCLAVVKFRHLRSKVTNFFVISLAVSDLFVALLVMPWKAVTEVAGRWLFGGFCDTWVAFDIMCSTASILNLCIISLDRYWAIASPFRYERKMTRRVAFVMIGVAWTLSVLISFIPVQLSWHKSREAGRRANAGNCDSSLNRTYAISSSLISFYIPVAIMIGTYTRIYRIAQTQIRRISSLERAAEHAQSRCPHESALKTSFRKETKVLKTLSVIMGVFVFCWLPFFVLNCMVPFCLSQDGGVEEPPCVGETTFDVFVWFGWANSSLNPVIYAFNADFRRAFATILGCHRVCSGTAVEAVNFSNELVSYHHDTTFQKDAPAAFIGAQLPHAVAQHPDEHPGGPCFDRVSVISDSRASRGRKDLLLPAGVQFECEAEISLETITPFTSTGPADCQAPNDSGVEG; the protein is encoded by the coding sequence ATGGAAAACATCTCCCGCGCGCTCCACGTGGCGGAAGCAGCGGACCGCGAGCCAGGCGCCGACGTGAGCGTGCGCGTCCTGACcggcctcctcctctccctgctcgTCCTCTCCACGCTTTTGGGCAACACGCTGGTCTGCCTGGCCGTGGTCAAGTTCCGGCACCTGCGCTCCAAGGTCACCAACTTTTTCGTCATCTCGCTGGCCGTGTCCGACCTCTTCGTGGCTCTGCTGGTCATGCCCTGGAAAGCCGTCACCGAGGTGGCGGGGCGCTGGCTCTTCGGGGGCTTCTGCGACACCTGGGTCGCTTTCGACATCATGTGCTCCACCGCCTCCATCCTCAACCTGTGCATCATCAGCTTGGACCGCTACTGGGCCATCGCCAGCCCCTTCAGGTACGAGCGTAAGATGACCCGCAGGGTGGCTTTCGTCATGATCGGGGTGGCGTGGACGCTCTCCGTCCTCATCTCGTTTATCCCGGTGCAGCTGAGCTGGCACAAATCGCGGGAGGCCGGAAGGCGCGCAAACGCGGGAAACTGCGACTCCAGCCTGAACAGGACCTACGCCATCTCCTCCTCCCTCATCAGCTTTTACATCCCCGTCGCCATCATGATCGGCACCTACACTCGGATATACCGCATCGCCCAGACTCAGATCCGGAGGATCTCTTCTTTGGAGAGAGCGGCCGAGCACGCCCAGAGCCGCTGCCCCCACGAGAGCGCCCTCAAAACTTCCTTCAGGAAGGAGACCAAAGTGCTGAAGACCCTATCCGTCATCATGGGGGTGTTCGTCTTCTGCTGGCTGCCCTTCTTCGTGCTGAACTGCATGGTGCCCTTCTGCCTTTCCCAGGACGGGGGAGTGGAGGAGCCCCCCTGCGTCGGCGAGACCACGTTCGACGTCTTCGTGTGGTTCGGCTGGGCCAACTCGTCCCTCAACCCCGTCATCTACGCGTTCAACGCGGACTTTCGCAGAGCCTTCGCCACCATCCTGGGGTGCCACCGCGTCTGCTCCGGCACCGCCGTCGAGGCGGTCAACTTCAGCAACGAGCTGGTGTCCTACCACCACGACACCACTTTCCAGAAGGACGCCCCCGCCGCGTTCATCGGCGCCCAGCTCCCCCACGCCGTCGCCCAGCACCCGGACGAGCACCCGGGCGGCCCTTGCTTTGATCGGGTGTCGGTGATCTCCGACTCTCGGGCTTCCCGGGGTCGCAAGGATCTTCTCTTGCCGGCGGGGGTTCAGTTTGAGTGCGAAGCAGAGATTTCGCTGGAAACGATAACCCCCTTCACGTCTACGGGACCTGCTGACTGCCAGGCACCTAATGACAGCGGCGTGGAGGGCTGA